The Pseudopipra pipra isolate bDixPip1 chromosome 4, bDixPip1.hap1, whole genome shotgun sequence DNA segment ACCCAACCCACCATCCTGCTCAAAAGCCAGGCAACCAAGTTCAAGTCCCAAACTCAAGGACAGACTCTGAGATAACCTAGAGCTGCAGTTTTATGATCATCAGTAATCTGATACCTCTTCTCCAAAAACCATATATAACTATATGACCTGCTACTATACTAGATCAtttgtaaaatgaaaagaatgagCTGAGTCTTTTACTTCTGGTGCAAGGAAGGGGTATAAGTTTGCCTCCTCTTTACAGAtaaatgtcattaaaaaaagaactgcAGAATATGAAACTTTTTACACATAGTGGTCAGTTATCACCACAAAGCTATTTAGAAGCTACTATCTAAATGTTGTAAATAGATTTATTGATTACCCTCAGTTTCTGCTCTacttgaaaaaaagaagacagtaaGAAGGTTGCAGCATGTTTGTCATCTGAATTTAAGGGCACTGGTAAGGTTTTCTTTGTATGTTTGATCCAATCTTAAAAAGATAAGATAATCAGACCTTTATTCTGTCATTTAGGTATGAACCTTGATTATCCTACTGAACTGTAATATTGTCCGTCTGTGTGACTTCAGGAGGGCTAGATTTTGAAAGAACACTTGTTTAGTAGTAGCATTTGTATTACAGTCCCAAGTATTACTTAACTACTAACATGTTAAATACATGTTTATTTGTTCATTGAGTAAGCTTTGTTAAAAAATTGTGTTCTCTTGTCCTGAAGAATTTGAGTTATCCTTGTCCTTCTGAAACAGAGGTTGGTAATTGTTTCTCAGGAGTGGAAAATGTGGGATTTAAGGCAGCATACAGATGTGAGTAGAAGAAAAACTGCCAACAGCAAGGGTGACAAGTTATTATTGAGGTTGCAAAACTAAACTGTGATGCACAGCATTGAATTGACACTGCAATGTTTTTATTGCCCTAGGAAAGCAAGCCTCACTGTAGAAAGAGAACAGACATTGTCACATCAGCACTGGATGCCTATTCTTGGTAGTATTTTCCATTACTAACCTAGACTTGCTGATGATGTCTTACCCTAGAAAGACATGAAGTATCTATATTATAACATGACAGAAAAGTGGATAGtgtaaaaagaaatagaaaaagggGGTAAGAGTAGAAGCAGATCAGAAACTGCTAATGAAAAGAttaaagatgcaaaaaaaacTTAATGAGAAAAGGGAGAGCCCCTCAAAAACATAACCTAAAAGAGACAGCAAATAGCAGAACATATCAGTACCACTGCCCACTGGTAGCAGACAACTAGAAAAAGCAATGCCTCTAAATActtcaaaatgcagaaagaatcaatATCTGAGTTTGACAGACACATTAGTAAGAacaaattattaattatttgaaatactCATCTCTACGTTTGCTCACCAGCACAGCACCATTTAAAAAGTCTTTGAAGTAAACCTTTGATTCAGTAAAGTATTCAATCAAAACCAATCTGTGGAATGACTTTATTGAAAGTGTACTTTTATGCTCAGTTCTTAACAATGGGCAAAGTTCAGCATCTCCACTAGACGTTTTCCCTTCTCCCAAACAGCTTACCATTTTTAATACTGGAAGTtattaatttctgaaataatgTTCATTGCCATCAACATCTCAGTTTTTATCAGAACCCTGAATTTGTGCTACCGCTTGATCTTCTACAAGTTCTCCTCCTTGAGTCAAGTATTTGTCGGGCTACCCAGTCTCTCAGGGCACAAAAATGAAGTCCAAGGATCACCTGTGACAAAAAGAATGACTCCATTAGTCTGAATTCACAAcaggaattttatttattagatAAAACAATCTTTACTATAGCATTTAacattataattttaaaattaaaaaacaaaacgtCATCAAGAACAATACTTTTCTGAAAAGGCTTATGATATCTCCAATCTGACTATCAAAAGATAGTTTCAATTTACGTTCTAGAAAGTGCACTAAGAGAGGAACACTCTTCAACTAGATTCTTACACTGCTCAAACTGAAACCCAGGACCTGTTTGAAAAGCCTCCAAAATGGAATTCTTACTGATAGATTCTCATCCTCAATTCTGCAATGACTGTTTTATTTAGCAaagactgaattaaaaaaaaaaaaatcgtaaGTAGCTGTGTTCCTTAGTTCTTTCAAAAGTAACTTCACTGATCTTGGAGATTACTCTTATTATTCTTGTTTGCACTCACAGAGCTGTCTTCACAGAACTCTTGGACCTAAAAGAGGTGAGCATACAAACATTggggtttttccctttttcattgcCATCTCATTCAGAAAAGTAGTTACCACACATACGTAGGTTTAAGCATGTGTGCAGTCCTAGTGAAGTTAACTGCATCTTGCTGCTCCAGGGGCCTGAGGCCTCAGCAATATCGAgcttcctctctgctttccttaCTATTAACAAAACAAAGAGCTTTAGCAACAAAACATTTGGGCCAAGGACatggaaaactgggaaaaagtATAGAACCCCAAATACACCTAGCACAGAACAGAGATAGGTGAGAAGGGTGAATGCAGCTTTCTGCCCTGATGTGGTAGGTGCTAGTTACCAGCTTGGCACCAGTCCCTGTATTATCCCAACCCCTGTCAGATGTTAGCAGATAGAACAGGCAAAGAAGAACGAGGGTGAGACTGCTGGGACTCTTCTTGCCTGCTGGAGGCTCCCTTCTCACACAGGGCTCTGTTGGAGGGGTAGTCAGGGAACCTCTGGACCTCAACACATAAAGTGCCCAGGAAAAAGCAACCCACCAGGCCAAGATAACAGTttcaaaaggaagagaaagaagaacaaGAGGTGTGATAGCACTGAAGAAAGCTTTTTTCATTGACCTTAAGAATGGTCCAGTTCTGCAATCATTACCCAAATCCACCATCACCAAAATGACAGGTGCATTCTAACTGACATTTTAATGTCACAACTCATAAACTAATCTCCATAGTCAAAGACAAAACTGCTCCCTCACCTTGTTCTTGATGCATTGTTTTTCTTGGTGTGGGTAACAAAAAAGGCATAAGGATACCAGCGATCACCAAATTTGTGTGTATCACATAAATCACTTTATATGATCTCTTCGGTTTTCTGAGGTGCTCTAATTAAATGTAGATAGTTTCAAGTAAAAACTACACTTATTGCTAAAAGTACCAGTAGTTCTTTAATCCACCTTCCCTAATGCTAGTTACTGCATCATTTCAGGGTGAAAATGTTGAATGACCTTATTTCTGATGTATGAATATTAGTAATGGAAAACAAGACACCTTAGGATGATTTACACAAAACTTTTTTAAAGTGAGCTATTCTCAttcttttaagaaattaattattaaagaAAGCACATCAGTTTAAAGTTCAAGATGTATGAATGTGCTATCAAGATATAGTCATTAAAATCCTTATGCCTTGAATGTTTCCCTTGAACTTTGTGCCAAAGTTAAAAGATCACAGACATCATAAACCAAATTCAGTCTTTGTGTAGGTCAGCATTAAATTGCAGCTGTTCCCATCAGGACTGAATTGGTGTCAGGCACCTCTTAGATTACAAAGCCaccataaaattaaaaacagaccAGAACTATGCAACTTATTACAAGTCAAGTACATTAAATAAAAGAGGATCCTACCAGTTGCATCATCAGCTTCTGTGTCTAGAAGAGCATCTACTGAAGCCATGCTTGTGCCTATGAAGGAGTCTGTAGTATCAGACACTCCTCGCTTGCTGAGACAAACTTCGAGTTACTGACTTCTCTGCTTTGATCAGTGTCTTTTACTAACCTTCTGACTGTCAGGAAGGTTACATCACTTGTTGAGAAGGTTTTTCTAGGCCTTCCTACTATTCCCCAATGCACTTTTAAAATCATAAGTCCACAGGTTCAATTTGCAGTTATCttccaaaaaatatttatataatagaGAGTAGGACAGAGATGCAAGATGTTTTCCCCCACCAAATCCACCTTTTTGGTAAAGTGTTAAAATactctttatttctgttagtCCTCTCTtgcaaagagggaagaaaatctTCAGTGAGATACATTTTCTTCAGGAGGCATCTTCTGTTCCTCCCTGACCTTTTTCCGCTGGAATTTTCATCCTGTGTCCTTTTTCCTCAATAAATATGCCAGCCATACTTATTAATATAAGTTGTTGCAAAAccagaatttcttttcttattacATCTCTCTAGAAAGTCATAACTGTCTTTGACATCACCAAGTTACAAGCTAGTTGTATGTATAAAGCAGATTATTTTCAATATAATCCCTTTCTGAATAATCTGAATTAGTGTAAACAAGATTTAGGAGACTTTAGTCTTCAGATTTACAAATATTAGGCCAGAGTTTTCTAAATACTTATGCCCTGTCTTAAGTTTACTTGCCTGAGTAACCCCTTCTTAACTGAAGGCCAAATTTAATAGTGGTGCTCACATAAGTAAAGTTATGTCCAGGCATAGGACTTTGCAGGATTAATCAAAAACACTTAGCACACCTTTTTGAATCTTATCAATTATGTTATTTCCAAAGTTTCCCTTTATCCATGTACTAAAACGCCCAtagtttaaagaaagaaaaacctacAAAAAACTTAACAATAAAAACTTGCTATTTTCTTGCTAAAAAGAACTATAAACTATCTACCATATAGTACAAAGTATCTACTTGTTTTTATTAATACTTATTTTCAGAGGGTAAATCATTATCTAGTTCACGTTCCAGTCTCAAATAGTTTATGTTCAGAAGAATGCTCTATTCCCCTGGCTGTAGGAGATTACTGTTGCCAGTTTGCTGCAGTTCTTAACAGCCACTATGACAGAAAAGGCAAGAACAAGAAATGCAGTAAGAGTGAGCAAGTGAGCACGTGTTGAGTTTCAAGAGGGATTACATGAGATGTACAGCAGAACTGTATGCACACACATAGAGCCCAATGATTCAGTTGTTTCCAAAAAACAGGCACCACGTTTATTTCAGACTTACTACCAGACACGTTTGTATTGCAACTCCCCACAGAAGTGCTGAATAGATAGTAAATCGATTTACTAACTGAGGAGGAGAAGAATATCACCCTTTCCCCTGGTGTAGCCCCAGTAATATGCCTGTCTCAACCCTATCTTCCCCCTATCTGAAAATATCCCAGGGAACAAGAGTAGTCAAGTGCTGACTTGGACTTCCGGAGTTTGAGTCTCCTCTCAATTACACACTATTGCAGTGTGTAACCCTGCCAGCTCCAGTGAATGAGATTTCTGTGAATGAAAGCAGGAAGCAAATACAGCTTTTAGAATTTACATCAGCGGCAaccacagggagaaaaaaaataaaatttgttgcTCTTCGTTTTGATCTTGTGTGTGGCATTCCACTGTGGctgaataaaactgaaatgtacAATACATTTGAATTACCTGAATTAACCTTAGAAAGTTTAGCATGCCACTGTTTGCCAGAGTCCAACAGCTATAGCTATCTTAGGCTAGCTCACAGCAAAGCCTGGGCTCAAGTTCCACCTCAGATGAATTTTAAACCACTAGGTAATGAACTTAGTGGAGTAATAATAAAGACCCTGAGAGCTGagttgtgaaaaaaataaaagcagcttcCCAGTTGTCAGGGAGTGAAATTCTGCTTTCATTAACAGTGTGGCTCTCTTCCCATGCTCCTGTATTTTTTCAATGAAAGATGCACAGGATTTAGAGTGCACAGATTTGGTACACGTGCGCAGCAGCTGGTCTGACATGATAAAGCAGAATGAATCTGAAGAAGTTCCTGCCTGTCTGACCAATAATCCATGAACTAAGAGGGATTTACTCAATAGGCCAGCACAGATTCTATCCTGTCAAAATTagagttttacttttttaaaaaatgtgccTAAAGCTGTTTTCTGTTAGATGTTTCCCATTCCCTAAAGACCTAGACAGCAAGTAGGAGGTGAACAAAGCAGGGTGAGGGAATTGCCTGAATCCTGCAATGTTTATAATTTCGTATTTCCTTGATTTGAAGCTCCAACCATAGCATTTGTTACTGGAGACATTTCTGTAACTCAAAGAAAATCAATCAGAAGAATAGCATCCAgcatgcacagacacacactgtATGCCACAGCAGCATCCCCGGTATGGTGACTACATTTCATTCTTAAGTACGGCTTACTTGCCGTTCTCTTTTGCTAGGTGGGAACTGCCGAGAGCTAAAAATAGCACCACGACTCGGTGGCGGGAGCTAAAAATACCCTTTCCCGCTCGATTACCGACTCGACAAGGAAGACGAAGCCCTTAGCATCTGTCACAGCCTATAACCGCCAGCTGAGGATgcgagcagagcccagccctggagtTGCGCGCCCGGGGAAAGTTTTACGGACAGACGAAGCGGCCACAGCTCCGCGACCCGGGACCGCGgacctccccccccccagcccgggcGGCGCCCCCGGGCCTTCTCATCGCCCCTTACCCGCGTTTCGCAGCTTCTTGTTGCGGTAGACAGAAAGAACGACCAGGAGGTTGCCCAGCAGGTCTACCACGATGGTGAAGATAAGGATGGCGGCCAAAGTGGAGGTCACCCAGGGCTGGCGGCGCGGGGCACCCTCGGCCGGCGGGTCCCGCGGGAGGACGGAGCTGTTCAGCTCGCTCCCGTTCAGTCTCATCCTGCCGCTGCCCCCCAGGGCAAAGCCGAGTACGGGTGAAGCGGGGTCGCTCGCT contains these protein-coding regions:
- the LOC135413262 gene encoding melatonin receptor type 1A-like gives rise to the protein MRLNGSELNSSVLPRDPPAEGAPRRQPWVTSTLAAILIFTIVVDLLGNLLVVLSVYRNKKLRNAGDPWTSFLCPERLGSPTNT